From the genome of Lutra lutra chromosome 8, mLutLut1.2, whole genome shotgun sequence:
tagtctctcatggttcatctccccttccaatttccctcaactcccttctcctctccatctccctatgttctccatattatttgttatgctccacaaataagtgaaaccatatgataattgactctctctgcttgacttatttcactcagcataatctcttccagtcccatccatgttgatacaaaagttgggtatttatcctttctgatagaggcataatattccatagtgtatatggaccacatctttcttatccatttgtccgttgaagggcatcttggttctttccacagtttggcgactgtggccattgctgctataaacattgggatacagatggcccttcttttcactatatctgtatctttggggtaaatacccagtagtgcaattgcagggtcatagggaagctctatttttaatttcttgaggaatctccacactgttctccaaagtggctgcactaacttgcattcccaccaacagtgtaagagggttaccctttctccacttcctctccaacacacgttgtttcctgtcttgctaattttggccattctaactggtgtaaggtggtatctcaatgtggttttaatttgagtctccctgatggctagtgatgatgaacattttttcaagagTCTCAGATTTTAAAAGGGTGGAGATCTTACATTATCCATATTCTCCTTGCTTATAAATAGGCATTCAAAAATGTCCAGGAGCCCCCAAAAGAGTTTTCATGTTATAGTAGGAAGAAGAACAATCATCACTAAAGTGCATTCCAAGGACAATCCCACTTATCCCAAAGCCTGGCCTGGCCCTGTGGGGATTGGCCTGATATTTCCACCCACCTCCAGACCCTGCCAAGTTTAAACAGAACATAAGTAATGACCATTTTCACTTCTCTCTTTTATACAGGATGTGGATACAGCTTTCTTAAATAAGTCTGATCTAGAAACCAATGTGGATACCCTAACTCAGGAAATTGACTTTCTGAAAACTCTATACATGGCGGTAAGCATTCATCCCCTCTGAGACAAACAAGGAGATCAATGCTTGGCCTGGACTCTGGGGGGCTTCGTCTGGACTAGCATAATTTCTAACATTTAGTATTGTACATCTTCTTCCCATTCCAATCTACTACCCTGTATATGATGTATCTACAAATAGAGAAAGGAAGGTAAGCATGTAGGCTTCTCAGCAGGTCTATGAATAAACTCCTTAGATCTATGATCCAACTCCTCATTGACCAATCCAAAGAGGGGTCTAAGAGCATCAGTTCCTCTCTACCAATCAGAAGACTCTGGAAAACTGATTTGCTAGTAGATGTAAGAAAAACTGTGTTTTACCTAATTAGCTAAGTGAACTAGTTATCTTTGGTAAGTTGTCTGTTTGGTCTGGTACAGAGCCCGCCAGAGCTAATGTCTGGCTTTGAGCAGAAAGGCATCAGAAAGTTCCCTCTGGAGCCCCTGGTTCTATTAAGGACTTGAGACAGAGGAATTCCTAGACCATCATGTTCTAGAATATTATCAACTCTCAATGATCCATGACCAGCACAGTCACTTTGTGGATAAGCCAAGGAAAACTTCAACCCTAGCATGGTTCTCATTCTCCTCTGCCAAGTTCCTAGGCCCCACATATTCACCTAAGCAAATAAGGAGTTAAAGGCCTGTCTTCGAGTATATAACAAGGGTTTCAATTCACACTGAAATGGTTCTCGgttcatgtctttttctttgtcctcGGTTTGGATGGACAGCTCCATCACTTTGCTCTGAACGAATGAGCAATGCTCGCTGCTCCTAAAGACACTCCTGGGGCCTCTCTGACACAGTCCTGGCCACTGATGGGACTCTGAGCCCAACTGTCTTGCTCATCCTCCAATACAGGAAATCCAGTTGCTGCAGTCACACATCTCAGAGACATCAGTCATTGTGAAGATGGACAACAGCCGGGACCTGAACATTGATGGAATCATCGATGAAATCAAAGCCCAATATGAAGAGGTTGCCAGGCGCAGTCGGGCTGATGCTGAGGCCTGGTATCAGACCAAGGTGGGAAGAGGTTTGGGGGGCTAAGGAAGGGGTATAGGCAGCTCTAGAGTAAGACTCTTGGATGACAGAATAGACCCAGTGGAAGTTGAAGGCCACCAAGTCAGTTGGGGCTGTGGTCTTCACTCAAACTTTGGACCCTCCTAacatctccctcccccacccacagtaTGAGGAGATGCGGGTGACAGCTGGCCAACACTGTGACAACCTGCGCAACACACGGGATGAAATCAATGAGCTGACCCGCCTGATCCAGAGACTGAAGGCAGAGATCGAGCACGCCAAAGCTCAGGTAggcaaaggagaggagagaaagccccagagggaggagaggtggcTGTGTTTCTAGCCCCAACCAGGGATCCCCAGTCCCTGCCAAAGCCCACCTGCCTGCCACCCTTCCTGCAGCGAGCCAAACTGGAGGCTGCAGTGGccgaggcagagcagcagggcgAGGCGGCCCTCAATGATGCCAAGTGCAAGCTGGCGGATCTAGAGGGTGCCTTGCAGCAGGCCAAGCAGGACATGGCCCGGCAGCTGCGCGAGTACCAGGAGCTCATGAACATCAAGCTGGCCCTGGACATCGAGATCGCCACCTACAGGCGCCTGCTGGAGGGCGAGGAGATCCGGTGAGAGCTCTCAGTGCAGCCAGAGGGAATGAGGTCAGATGTGGGCATCAAGAATAACTAAATTGGGGAGGGGGCCAGGTGAAGAACTGCCAGCTTGAGCCATCTCTAGAGGTAGTAGTACCTTCTCTGCAAACATTACTCAGGTTGCCCTTCCCAGGGAATCAGAAGACGGTTCTAGGTTTTTGCCTCCAAAATACAAGTTTATAGACAGGCTTCACCAGAATCAAAGGATATTTTGCATGATTGGTTGtctgtttaaaaacaataataaaaccacATTTCCTCCAATATTTTGATTCAACAGTTTGGGGGCAGAGTCTAGGAATGTGTGTTTTTTCAAAGCTCCCAGGATGCTTGTAAGCTAGCGGTAAGAACCAGCAGTCCACTCTGCCAAGAAGTCCCTTCTTATAGCACCAGCTTTTCAGGGAATGACACTGCTTGTGATcttacttatttctttctctccccagaaTCTGTGAAGGTGTTGGACCAGTAAACATTTGTAAGAAACTTAATCTTTTTCCTCTTCACATTCCTCTCCTCGGGCTCTGTAAATTTCCTTTAAACTCAGGCTCGTGTTGGGATCAAGAGCCCATGCTGGGCTTGCTAGCCATGACAGTCAAGGGAGCAAGGACCATCTAGCCCCTGGTCTGGGAACATCCCTTAGCTAAGGTCTGAGATCTCCCCCAGAGCCTTCATTTCCTAGAGAAAACAATCACAAAGGTTTATAGGGCAAAATAGAGGGGAGAGAGTTCCAGAAGAAAGTCAGATATTTTCCTTTAAGTGGTCTTGTCCTTCAGGGACAAAGGccaaagaaggaatgaaaagacCTGTGCCGAGGAGTTACCCCCACACCCATGGCAGGGGATGGAACAAGGATGAGTAGAAGTCTCCCTTGCTGCTCCCTTGCTGCCAGACAAAATATTGTTTGTGCCCAAAGCATgcaggagattatgctgagcacTGCgggacatgggggtgggggtggggtggagctaGGCACAAGGAAGGCAAGACCAGCCCCTGCTCTCTAGAATTAAAATCATCTTGAGGTGAGCCCTATCTATTGTCAACCTATCCCTCAAAGCCCTGAAGAGAGGAATAAGCATTAGCACCCCCTTTTAAGCTCACGTAGAGAAAATAGCTTGTTTACCAGAAGTCCCAAAGCTAGTCAGCGGCACAGTCAGAATTCAAATGCAGCCATCTATTCTAAAAGTACAAATCTACACGATGCATGGTGCAGCTGTGTACCATGGTGGTACATAGTGGGCCAGGCAGTCAAAGCTACTCATCCTCAATGACCTGCCctcagagagggggaagctgcaGGGAGTGGCTTTCTGCATGAGATCAAGCTTGAGTGGAGGTCACAGATGGTAGAAAGGATTCTGgtaagaggagagggaaggacaggggGACCCTCCACAGACAGGGATGGTCTAAGCAAGCTTTAGTGGGATTGGCTTCCTGAGGTATGGAGGTATGCCCAGTGGATACCAGAGGGCTACAGAACAGAGACATCAATGGGTCAGGAGAGAACGGGCAAGGGACTCCTTTTGGAGGGACAATATGGGGACCCCCAAGGAGCATGATATGATCAGAAGAGAGAAGCCCCATGGCTTCATTGGGGCTACCACTCCAGTTGCCTGGGTAATCCAGCTCACTGCCCAACCTGACTTCAGCCATATATAAATGACAGTCAAATATGACTATATGTGACCTGGGGAATTGGCcaaattcttccattttcatcTGAATGTTTAACTTTAGTGGAGTCACGGCCTTTGAGTGACCCAgacaagagaagggaaaagtggGTGTTGTCTGTGTAGGCAATAGGAACCCACTTCCCCTGGTGACACCAGTCCTGTCCCTTCCACCCCTGCTGCCAGCAGTGAGCACGGAAGATTGGCCCCCAGGTGTGGGCAGCCTGCCTCACTGActgtttcctctccctcctgcagcCGTGAGCAGCTCCCGGGGTGGTATAGTGTGCGGGCCTGAGCCCCTGGTCACCAGCTCCACCCTCTCCCGCTGTGGAGTCACCTTCTCGGGCAGCAGTGGCATCCGGCCCAGCGGCACCTGCAGCTCCAGCCTGGGTGGAGCCCGGGTCATCAAGGCCAGTGGGGACCTGCTGAGTGCAGGCTCCCGGGGTGGCTCGGTGCTCATGGGCGAGGCCCCCAGCATCCCCTGCCCGCTGCCCACCGAGGGGAATTTCAGCAGCTGCAGTGGGGGCCGAAGTAGCCGCAGCTCCAGCGTCCGCTTCATGtccaccaccacct
Proteins encoded in this window:
- the KRT84 gene encoding keratin, type II cuticular Hb4, whose translation is MSCRSYRVSSGCRMGNFSSCSAVSPQNLNRFRTSSVSCRSGPSFQGLGSFGSRSVIAFGSCSPRIAAVGPRPIRCGVGFGAGSGMGFGFSDGSGAGLGFGSSSCVGLGFGAGSGLGYGFGYRVGGFGVPAAPSITAVTVNQSLLTPLNLEIDPNAQRVKKDEKEQIKTLNNKFASFIDKVRFLEQQNKLLETKWNFLQEQKCARSNLEPLFENYITNLRRQLDLANSDRARFEAERNHMQDVLEGFKKKYEEEVGFRANAENEFVALKKDVDTAFLNKSDLETNVDTLTQEIDFLKTLYMAEIQLLQSHISETSVIVKMDNSRDLNIDGIIDEIKAQYEEVARRSRADAEAWYQTKYEEMRVTAGQHCDNLRNTRDEINELTRLIQRLKAEIEHAKAQRAKLEAAVAEAEQQGEAALNDAKCKLADLEGALQQAKQDMARQLREYQELMNIKLALDIEIATYRRLLEGEEIRICEGVGPVNISVSSSRGGIVCGPEPLVTSSTLSRCGVTFSGSSGIRPSGTCSSSLGGARVIKASGDLLSAGSRGGSVLMGEAPSIPCPLPTEGNFSSCSGGRSSRSSSVRFMSTTTSHRTKY